In the Thermococcus sp. MAR1 genome, one interval contains:
- the pepQ gene encoding Xaa-Pro dipeptidase PepQ: MRIEKLKEFIAEKELDGVLITSKPNLFYFTGSSPVLGGYLVVTPDDALFIVPELEYEEARETSRVPVEKFKTGKELYERLSSFKLKRLGIEGRTSFSTLQTLREKVGAADFVSVDDVVKELRIIKTPAEIELIKAACEIADMAMMAALEEISEGKREREIAAKMEYVMKMNGAEKTAFDTIIASGWRSALPHGVASDKRIEKGDLVVIDEGALYRHYHSDTTRTIVVGSPNEKQKDIYYAVLEAQRKGVESAKPGMTAKELDTIVRDVIAEYGYGDYFIHSTGHGVGLEIHEWPRVSQQDETVLKPGMVITIEPGIYLPKFGGVRIEDTVVITENGALRLTKTERELI; this comes from the coding sequence ATGAGGATTGAAAAGCTCAAGGAATTCATAGCCGAAAAGGAGCTCGACGGTGTTCTAATCACATCAAAGCCGAACCTCTTTTACTTCACGGGAAGTTCGCCCGTCCTCGGGGGATACCTTGTCGTTACCCCTGATGATGCCCTCTTCATCGTCCCGGAGCTGGAGTACGAAGAGGCGAGGGAAACCTCCAGGGTTCCCGTCGAAAAATTCAAGACAGGAAAGGAGCTTTATGAGAGGCTTTCCTCCTTCAAGCTGAAGAGGCTTGGCATAGAGGGCAGAACGAGCTTCTCGACCCTCCAGACACTCAGGGAGAAGGTGGGCGCCGCAGATTTCGTCTCAGTCGATGATGTGGTGAAGGAGCTCCGCATAATCAAGACTCCCGCGGAAATCGAGCTCATAAAGGCCGCCTGCGAGATAGCGGACATGGCAATGATGGCCGCCCTTGAGGAGATAAGCGAGGGCAAGCGCGAGAGGGAGATAGCGGCGAAGATGGAGTACGTCATGAAGATGAACGGGGCGGAAAAGACTGCCTTTGACACGATAATAGCCAGCGGCTGGCGTTCTGCCCTGCCCCATGGAGTCGCCAGCGACAAGAGGATAGAGAAGGGTGATCTGGTCGTCATCGACGAGGGAGCGCTCTACAGGCACTACCACTCGGACACGACAAGAACCATAGTCGTGGGAAGCCCCAACGAGAAGCAGAAGGACATCTACTACGCCGTTCTTGAGGCCCAGAGAAAGGGCGTTGAATCCGCCAAACCCGGGATGACGGCCAAAGAACTCGACACCATTGTCAGGGACGTCATAGCGGAGTACGGCTACGGCGACTACTTCATACACTCCACTGGCCACGGTGTTGGCCTGGAGATTCACGAGTGGCCAAGGGTGAGCCAGCAGGACGAGACAGTTCTCAAGCCAGGGATGGTGATAACAATCGAGCCTGGAATCTACCTCCCCAAGTTCGGAGGAGTTAGGATAGAGGACACTGTTGTCATAACTGAGAACGGCGCGCTGAGGCTCACCAAGACAGAGAGGGAGCTGATTTAG
- a CDS encoding type II toxin-antitoxin system RelE/ParE family toxin: MSYSVVLSRKSKKFLKKVPPQDKKRLVEALVKLEQNPWFAQYKKVKGYPFYRIRVGDYRIIYSVDEDSKTVYVVIIGRREGVYDDL; this comes from the coding sequence ATGAGCTATAGTGTTGTCCTGTCCCGAAAGAGCAAGAAATTTCTCAAAAAGGTGCCTCCTCAGGACAAGAAAAGATTAGTGGAGGCTCTGGTAAAACTTGAGCAGAACCCGTGGTTTGCACAGTACAAAAAGGTTAAAGGATATCCATTTTACCGCATTCGTGTTGGTGATTACAGGATAATATACAGCGTCGACGAGGATTCAAAAACCGTTTATGTTGTTATAATTGGGAGGCGAGAGGGCGTATACGACGACCTCTAA
- a CDS encoding mRNA surveillance protein pelota: protein MQIIHQDVKEGKIKVKAETLDDLWHLYHIIDPGDTVYAKTLRKQSQRSDSLRAEKVEVIPVFLGVRAEKINFHKFANQVRVTGPIVYASRDDVPLGKYHTIAIEEGTVVTIQKPRWKEHHIERLKEAVEASKRARVMIVVIDDGEADMAIIREYGVEILKGIRYNLGGKRYNTNRESEEKKFFHDVAKSMEEIINREGIERAIVAGPGFVKEDFHKFLRENYPELAKKVVIEDTSVTGRTGIYEVIRRGTVDKVYHENRVAKEVQLVEKVLENIAKNNGLAAYGLREVEEAVNYGAVETLLVLDELLKGEHREKIEELMDAVRYSRGEVVVVSSEHEGGDKLKALGGLAALLRFRVR from the coding sequence ATGCAGATAATCCACCAGGACGTCAAGGAGGGCAAGATAAAGGTCAAGGCCGAGACGCTCGACGACCTCTGGCACCTCTACCACATCATAGACCCGGGCGATACCGTTTACGCGAAAACGCTCAGGAAGCAGAGCCAGAGGAGCGATTCCCTGAGGGCCGAGAAGGTTGAGGTCATCCCGGTCTTTCTCGGCGTCAGGGCCGAGAAGATAAACTTCCACAAGTTCGCCAACCAGGTTCGCGTCACCGGGCCGATAGTCTACGCCAGCAGGGACGACGTCCCCCTCGGCAAGTACCACACCATAGCGATAGAGGAGGGCACCGTTGTCACCATTCAGAAGCCCCGCTGGAAGGAGCACCACATAGAGAGGCTGAAAGAAGCGGTTGAGGCATCAAAGAGGGCAAGGGTCATGATAGTCGTCATAGACGACGGCGAGGCGGACATGGCGATAATCAGAGAATACGGCGTCGAGATACTCAAGGGGATACGCTACAACCTCGGGGGGAAGCGTTACAACACCAACCGCGAGAGCGAGGAGAAGAAGTTCTTCCACGACGTTGCCAAGAGCATGGAGGAGATAATAAACCGCGAGGGCATAGAGAGGGCGATAGTTGCCGGTCCCGGCTTCGTCAAGGAGGACTTCCACAAGTTCCTGCGCGAGAACTATCCGGAGCTGGCCAAGAAGGTGGTCATCGAGGACACGAGCGTGACCGGGAGGACGGGCATCTACGAGGTCATAAGGCGCGGAACAGTCGATAAAGTCTACCACGAGAACCGCGTTGCTAAAGAGGTTCAGCTCGTCGAGAAGGTGCTTGAGAATATAGCTAAAAACAACGGCCTGGCCGCCTACGGTCTCAGAGAGGTCGAGGAGGCAGTAAACTACGGGGCTGTTGAAACGCTCCTGGTTCTCGACGAACTGCTCAAGGGAGAGCACAGGGAAAAGATAGAGGAGCTCATGGACGCGGTGAGGTATTCGAGGGGCGAGGTCGTTGTTGTAAGCTCGGAGCACGAGGGAGGCGACAAGCTGAAAGCGTTGGGCGGCCTGGCGGCACTGCTGAGGTTCAGGGTGAGGTGA
- a CDS encoding HEPN domain-containing protein has translation MDSEFLKLFDDDVDLLTAYAVEARYPTIHEPEKEEAENAIKLAELVLAFVKSKLTSP, from the coding sequence GTGGATTCTGAATTCTTAAAGCTCTTTGATGACGATGTGGATCTTCTAACCGCTTATGCTGTGGAGGCAAGGTATCCTACCATTCATGAGCCGGAGAAAGAAGAGGCGGAAAATGCCATAAAACTGGCTGAGCTCGTCCTTGCATTTGTGAAGTCCAAACTCACCTCACCCTGA
- a CDS encoding HEPN domain-containing protein, with the protein MSFKKWLEKAEKDLVLAKNSLSLGYYDYATFHAQQCAEKALKAFLVSKGKPIKRTHSSYSCVPMWILNS; encoded by the coding sequence TTGAGCTTCAAGAAATGGCTCGAAAAGGCTGAAAAAGATCTTGTACTGGCCAAAAATAGCCTTTCTCTTGGCTACTACGACTATGCAACCTTTCACGCCCAGCAGTGTGCTGAAAAGGCTTTAAAGGCGTTTTTGGTATCAAAGGGAAAACCCATCAAACGAACCCATAGCTCATACTCCTGTGTGCCGATGTGGATTCTGAATTCTTAA
- a CDS encoding nucleotidyltransferase domain-containing protein, with protein sequence MSREAIRDVILRVSRELGLEVNDIILFGSRARGDFRADSDWDVLVVLSRPLERKKELEAYKRIHRELLLKGIKVDILFISKDELEKVKDDTGFLYYYALREGVKI encoded by the coding sequence ATGAGCCGTGAGGCAATCAGAGATGTGATTCTCAGGGTATCGAGAGAGCTCGGCCTAGAGGTCAATGATATAATCCTTTTCGGTTCCAGAGCCAGGGGAGATTTTAGAGCCGACAGCGATTGGGATGTTCTGGTGGTTCTCTCCAGGCCACTGGAGAGGAAGAAGGAACTGGAAGCGTACAAAAGGATACACAGGGAGCTTCTGTTAAAGGGAATCAAGGTGGACATCCTGTTTATTTCTAAGGATGAACTCGAAAAGGTCAAGGATGACACGGGTTTTCTTTACTACTACGCTCTCAGGGAGGGTGTGAAAATTTGA
- a CDS encoding AIR synthase family protein — MELPLGKLRNDLLRDVVFPNLGVEDMRVVYGPREGFDSAVLEYDHDHYLVVATDPVLAVPEETFGFFAYHFAASDVAVFGARPRWLVVDILLPPGSEKGFLEKAMRDLNAECRKYGSAIIGGHTGVYPSVAEPTATTTAMGLVRKDELKLPLAKPGDRIVVTGKVGLEFAVSASYFRERELRKLLSFREIARLKKSFRFETVVPEALTAKPFVRGMHDATEGGLTALHEIANNSGLGFRIYAEKLRLDPMVRKVLDFYGVDPWSVSSSGTLIAIVPPEKSNSLIAELQKNGIIAFELGEFTADRKRTLIENGEEKKFPTFKGDPYVELYGKG; from the coding sequence GTGGAACTTCCGCTCGGAAAACTTAGAAACGACCTCCTAAGGGACGTTGTGTTCCCCAACCTGGGAGTAGAGGACATGAGGGTGGTGTATGGACCCAGGGAGGGGTTTGACTCGGCGGTCCTCGAATACGACCACGACCACTATCTGGTGGTTGCCACGGACCCCGTTCTGGCCGTTCCGGAGGAGACCTTCGGGTTCTTTGCATACCACTTCGCGGCAAGCGATGTTGCGGTTTTCGGGGCGAGGCCGAGGTGGCTGGTGGTTGATATCCTCCTCCCGCCCGGAAGCGAGAAGGGTTTTCTCGAAAAGGCTATGCGCGATTTAAACGCGGAATGCCGGAAGTACGGGAGCGCGATAATCGGCGGCCACACGGGCGTTTATCCGAGTGTGGCTGAGCCAACCGCTACCACCACCGCGATGGGGCTCGTTAGGAAGGACGAACTGAAGCTCCCTCTTGCTAAACCCGGCGACAGAATAGTCGTGACCGGCAAGGTTGGCCTTGAGTTCGCGGTCTCGGCTTCCTATTTCCGCGAGAGGGAGCTGAGGAAGCTCCTGTCCTTCAGGGAGATAGCCAGACTCAAGAAGTCCTTCAGGTTTGAAACCGTTGTCCCTGAGGCCCTCACTGCAAAGCCCTTTGTGAGGGGCATGCACGATGCAACTGAAGGCGGACTAACTGCCCTCCACGAGATAGCCAACAACTCTGGGCTTGGGTTCAGGATATATGCCGAGAAGCTCCGGCTCGACCCGATGGTGAGAAAAGTCCTCGACTTTTACGGCGTTGACCCATGGAGCGTCTCCTCAAGCGGGACGCTGATAGCGATAGTCCCACCAGAAAAATCCAATTCCCTAATTGCAGAATTGCAGAAAAATGGAATTATTGCATTTGAACTCGGTGAATTCACCGCCGATAGGAAACGTACTCTAATCGAAAACGGGGAAGAGAAGAAGTTTCCAACGTTCAAGGGCGACCCCTACGTGGAGCTGTATGGCAAAGGATAA
- a CDS encoding 7-cyano-7-deazaguanine synthase: MRDIESVVEEIARFSEEHGLYEKRILVMFSGGKDSSLALYILKEAGLNVSALTFFHRWSWRETLNWAMGFTKKLGVEHYLVDITNGLLREVTGRKGPVCINCKKVMLWNAKWFAINNGFDILAKGDNANDKIIGALLDQCEGDIRLCGLPRIGIPFFRPLIKYTAEEVEALAEEAGIRPYRMYEHSRRRQWREGCPLQYIDREEIVTEKLMDLAYRVNYEVSKIARKRKVRVSVRVPSFEVMCWDCDGETLRGVGEIISKFGGDESGTSARKT; the protein is encoded by the coding sequence ATGAGGGACATCGAGAGCGTTGTTGAGGAGATAGCGAGATTCTCCGAGGAACACGGGCTTTATGAAAAACGCATACTCGTCATGTTCTCTGGCGGAAAGGACAGTTCACTGGCCCTCTACATCCTCAAGGAGGCAGGTCTTAACGTATCGGCGCTAACCTTCTTCCACCGCTGGAGCTGGAGGGAAACGCTCAACTGGGCGATGGGCTTTACCAAAAAACTCGGGGTTGAACACTACCTCGTTGACATCACGAACGGTCTCCTCAGGGAGGTAACCGGGAGAAAAGGCCCGGTGTGCATCAACTGCAAGAAGGTCATGCTCTGGAACGCCAAGTGGTTCGCCATCAACAACGGGTTCGATATACTGGCCAAGGGGGACAACGCCAACGACAAGATAATCGGCGCCCTCCTGGATCAGTGCGAGGGAGATATAAGGCTCTGCGGACTTCCGAGGATAGGAATTCCCTTCTTCAGACCTCTGATTAAATACACGGCCGAGGAAGTTGAAGCCCTTGCAGAAGAGGCTGGAATAAGACCATATCGCATGTACGAGCACTCGCGGAGAAGGCAGTGGCGCGAGGGCTGTCCGCTCCAGTACATCGACCGCGAGGAGATAGTGACAGAAAAGCTCATGGACTTAGCCTATCGGGTCAACTACGAGGTGAGCAAGATTGCGAGGAAGCGTAAAGTCCGCGTGAGCGTCAGGGTTCCCAGCTTCGAGGTCATGTGCTGGGACTGCGACGGGGAAACCCTTCGGGGGGTGGGGGAGATTATCTCGAAGTTTGGAGGGGATGAAAGTGGAACTTCCGCTCGGAAAACTTAG
- a CDS encoding DUF4870 domain-containing protein has product MEEIPPEEPKKTSLGMEENVEGLLAYVLGWLTGIIFLLLEKESDFVRFHAMQSTITFLGLTILQIVLGFIPIIGTLLGALLWVLGLVLWIVGMLKAYQGERYKFPIVGNLAEEWVGKVNI; this is encoded by the coding sequence ATGGAAGAGATTCCACCTGAAGAACCCAAGAAGACTTCCCTGGGTATGGAGGAGAACGTAGAGGGATTGCTGGCATACGTGCTTGGATGGCTTACTGGGATAATATTCCTGTTGCTCGAAAAAGAGAGCGACTTCGTCCGTTTCCACGCTATGCAGTCAACGATAACGTTCCTGGGACTGACGATACTGCAGATTGTCCTTGGATTCATACCCATTATAGGTACGTTGCTCGGGGCTCTCCTGTGGGTTCTCGGGCTCGTACTATGGATAGTCGGGATGCTCAAGGCCTACCAGGGCGAACGCTACAAGTTCCCCATCGTCGGCAACCTGGCCGAGGAGTGGGTCGGCAAGGTCAACATCTGA
- a CDS encoding FeoA family protein, with product MIVPLNSMRPGERGVVVNILGGPNARGRLVSMGLTPGATVQVLESHPLGPIIISVGGVRFAIGRGMASKVMVRRM from the coding sequence ATGATTGTACCTTTAAACAGTATGCGGCCCGGCGAGAGGGGGGTTGTCGTTAACATCCTAGGAGGTCCCAACGCCAGAGGGAGGCTCGTCTCAATGGGGCTGACCCCTGGAGCGACGGTTCAGGTATTGGAGTCGCATCCTCTGGGCCCTATAATAATCTCTGTTGGCGGTGTGCGGTTCGCCATAGGACGGGGAATGGCCAGCAAAGTCATGGTAAGAAGGATGTGA